Proteins co-encoded in one Victivallis lenta genomic window:
- a CDS encoding peptidase domain-containing ABC transporter — protein MARNLSKHAEWLSLVEVSGPFLAVAVLDRVFPQGLEAIYPEAKRHIRSAYEEWCDAVSEDDKDLQALHKEWVHLVISDFLEIPDKVLLPGNSVQVPSDNGVGGYSPEFVLQDEDAKPKLFVGVYPPGTNLTAIDRRSDWTASPLDKMTKLCRVKDVRLGLLTNGEEWMLVNAPNGKTSGSVTWYARLWFQEPRTLQAFSSLLGVRRFFGPENETLPALMDESLDCLEEVTDTLGDQVRTAVEVLIQGLDKADQDRNRELLRDIRPAELYEAGLTVMMRLVFLLCAEERGLLLLGTELYDQNYAVSTLRSQLASEADKHGAEILERRHDAWARLLAIFRAVYGGLEHAEVRLPALGGSIFDPDKYPFLEGRAKGTCWKECNPTPLPIDNRTVLLLLNSLQVLEQTGGAILLSYRALDVEQIGHIYEGLLEHTAARTPEITLGLRGSAKAKNPNITLPELESLALEPTQQRKWNDTAAYAITRYFRVAKISMTARTLSNFLEKTMFVAIIWFGAKAVFDGTLSVGALIAFQMLSGRVTAPLVRIVGLVHEYQQTALSVKMLGVVMNCPGEQVGGSLHHQLRGEISIENVSFQYTPDGPRVIKDCNLHIAPGTTVGLVGRSGSGKTTLTKLIQGLYPLQAGIIKFDGIDIREIDRSSLRSNIGIVLQDNYFFYGTVRENLTLTKKEASMEEVIYAARMAGADEFIQKMPKGYDSILEENASNLSGGQRQRLAIARALLPNPRILIFDEATSALDPESETLVRRNLKMIARNRTVFIISHRLSILCRANKIVVMDKGELVESGTHRELIGRNGIYAEFWRQQMGTEDDEI, from the coding sequence ATGGCAAGAAATCTTTCCAAACATGCCGAATGGCTTTCGCTGGTCGAAGTTTCCGGACCATTCCTGGCAGTCGCTGTATTGGACCGTGTGTTTCCGCAGGGATTGGAGGCAATCTATCCCGAAGCCAAGCGGCACATTCGTTCTGCGTATGAAGAATGGTGCGATGCTGTTTCCGAGGATGACAAGGATTTACAGGCGCTTCATAAGGAATGGGTGCATTTGGTAATTTCCGACTTTCTGGAGATACCGGACAAAGTTTTGCTGCCGGGAAATTCCGTTCAAGTTCCGTCAGATAACGGCGTCGGTGGCTATTCCCCGGAATTCGTGTTGCAGGATGAAGATGCCAAACCGAAACTTTTCGTTGGGGTCTATCCTCCGGGGACAAATCTTACCGCTATAGACAGACGCAGTGACTGGACAGCCTCTCCCCTGGACAAAATGACCAAACTCTGCCGGGTGAAGGACGTTCGCCTGGGACTGCTTACTAACGGCGAAGAGTGGATGCTTGTCAACGCCCCGAACGGCAAAACTTCCGGCAGTGTGACTTGGTATGCCCGTCTATGGTTCCAGGAACCGCGGACCTTGCAGGCGTTTTCTTCGCTTCTGGGGGTTCGTCGTTTCTTCGGTCCGGAAAACGAAACTCTTCCGGCGCTTATGGATGAATCGCTTGATTGTCTGGAAGAAGTTACCGACACACTTGGCGATCAGGTGCGCACAGCCGTGGAAGTTCTGATTCAAGGTCTGGATAAAGCGGATCAGGACCGCAACCGGGAACTCCTGCGCGATATAAGACCGGCGGAACTCTACGAAGCCGGACTTACCGTCATGATGCGGCTCGTTTTCCTTCTTTGTGCGGAGGAACGGGGGCTCCTGTTGCTGGGGACGGAGCTTTACGATCAGAATTACGCCGTTTCCACTTTGCGCAGTCAGTTGGCGAGCGAAGCGGATAAACACGGAGCAGAAATCCTAGAACGGCGGCACGATGCCTGGGCGCGTCTGCTGGCGATCTTTCGGGCCGTTTATGGTGGCTTGGAGCATGCCGAGGTGCGCTTGCCTGCTTTGGGCGGCTCCATCTTTGATCCGGATAAGTATCCGTTCCTTGAAGGACGAGCCAAGGGAACCTGCTGGAAGGAGTGCAATCCAACCCCGCTGCCCATTGACAACCGGACGGTTCTCCTGCTGTTGAACTCTTTGCAGGTGCTGGAACAGACCGGCGGCGCGATCCTGCTCTCTTATCGGGCACTGGACGTGGAACAAATCGGGCACATTTATGAAGGTCTGCTGGAACATACCGCTGCCCGTACACCGGAAATTACGCTGGGTTTGCGAGGCTCCGCCAAGGCGAAAAATCCGAACATCACCCTTCCGGAACTGGAATCGCTGGCGCTGGAACCGACCCAGCAGAGAAAGTGGAACGATACGGCGGCATATGCGATCACCCGGTACTTCCGGGTGGCCAAGATCTCCATGACGGCGCGGACGCTGAGTAATTTTCTGGAAAAGACGATGTTTGTGGCGATCATCTGGTTTGGAGCGAAGGCGGTGTTCGACGGGACGCTGTCGGTGGGAGCGCTGATTGCGTTCCAGATGCTCTCGGGACGGGTGACGGCGCCGCTGGTGCGGATTGTGGGACTGGTGCATGAGTATCAGCAGACTGCGCTGTCGGTCAAGATGCTCGGCGTTGTGATGAACTGTCCCGGGGAGCAGGTGGGCGGCTCGCTGCACCATCAGCTTCGGGGAGAGATCTCCATAGAGAATGTCTCCTTCCAGTACACGCCGGATGGACCGCGGGTGATCAAGGACTGCAATCTGCATATTGCGCCGGGGACGACGGTCGGACTGGTCGGGCGGTCGGGTTCCGGCAAGACCACGCTGACCAAACTCATTCAGGGACTCTATCCCCTTCAGGCCGGCATCATCAAGTTCGACGGGATCGACATCCGGGAAATCGACCGCTCGAGTCTGCGCTCCAACATCGGAATCGTGCTTCAGGACAACTATTTCTTCTACGGCACGGTGCGGGAGAATCTGACACTGACCAAGAAAGAGGCGTCGATGGAAGAGGTCATCTACGCGGCGCGGATGGCGGGGGCGGACGAGTTTATCCAGAAGATGCCGAAAGGCTACGATTCGATTCTGGAAGAGAATGCCTCCAATCTGTCGGGCGGTCAGCGGCAGCGTCTAGCGATCGCGCGGGCGCTGCTTCCGAATCCGCGGATTCTGATTTTCGACGAGGCGACCAGCGCGCTTGACCCGGAAAGTGAAACGCTTGTCCGGCGGAATCTGAAGATGATCGCCCGCAACCGGACCGTGTTCATCATCTCCCACCGGCTCTCGATTCTCTGCCGGGCCAACAAGATCGTGGTGATGGACAAAGGCGAACTGGTGGAAAGCGGAACACACCGGGAATTAATCGGCCGGAACGGCATTTATGCGGAATTCTGGCGTCAGCAGATGGGGACCGAAGATGATGAAATTTAA
- a CDS encoding HlyD family type I secretion periplasmic adaptor subunit, with protein MMKFNTKPKTLREAEEFQPDAIMLEAQRPPFPMHVVWFLVVALLFLMIVWASLAKVDKIVAADGQLTTVRPTITMKPYERTVIKTVNIRPGQRVKKGQVLFTFDPTLTESDYAKLLEQRQSLNAHKLRLEAELVGYDKPFVLPENPDQDMKNQLGIFEARKLYYREKIRSYDENLIRYEKTLKALQESLTRYEGRKNAIGKIEKMMSDLQKKNIVSLKDLLQTQVSFLEMAIQIDQQNVQIVENRQQIQTILAEKNAFIKDWYRQIMEEHVSVKRELISVNKDIPKAAMLDRQSELRSPCDAVVHELAPFQEGSAVQEAEALVTLIPLNVPLEAEVDIPAKDIGWVKLGDKARIKLDAFPFQQCGTLDGEVIYISQDAFHKGVQSTEQMEETDAGGKPSKASMGATYQARLKISGELKGRGKDAPLLAGMRLKAEIKVGKRTVINYLLNPFVKALSEGIREP; from the coding sequence ATGATGAAATTTAATACAAAACCAAAAACGTTGAGGGAAGCGGAGGAGTTTCAGCCGGATGCGATCATGCTGGAGGCGCAGCGGCCGCCGTTTCCGATGCACGTGGTCTGGTTTCTGGTGGTGGCGCTGCTGTTTCTGATGATCGTGTGGGCAAGTCTGGCCAAGGTGGACAAGATTGTCGCGGCGGACGGACAGCTTACCACGGTGCGGCCGACCATCACGATGAAACCCTATGAACGCACCGTCATCAAGACTGTGAACATCCGGCCGGGACAGCGGGTGAAGAAAGGACAGGTACTCTTCACCTTTGATCCGACGCTGACGGAATCGGACTATGCCAAACTGCTGGAACAGCGTCAGAGCCTCAATGCGCACAAGCTGCGTCTGGAAGCGGAGCTGGTCGGCTACGACAAGCCGTTTGTTCTGCCGGAGAACCCGGATCAGGACATGAAAAACCAGCTCGGCATCTTTGAAGCAAGAAAGCTCTATTACCGGGAGAAAATCCGGTCCTACGACGAAAATCTGATCCGGTATGAAAAAACGCTGAAGGCGCTGCAGGAGAGTCTGACCCGCTACGAGGGACGGAAAAACGCCATCGGGAAAATCGAGAAGATGATGAGCGATCTGCAGAAGAAAAACATCGTTTCGCTGAAAGACCTTCTGCAGACGCAGGTCTCCTTTCTGGAGATGGCGATCCAGATCGACCAGCAGAACGTGCAGATCGTGGAAAACCGTCAGCAGATCCAGACCATTCTGGCGGAAAAGAATGCGTTCATCAAGGACTGGTACCGGCAGATCATGGAGGAGCATGTCAGCGTGAAGCGGGAGCTGATTTCGGTCAACAAGGATATCCCGAAAGCGGCGATGCTGGACCGGCAGAGCGAGCTGCGCTCGCCGTGCGACGCGGTGGTTCATGAACTGGCGCCGTTCCAGGAGGGATCGGCGGTGCAGGAGGCGGAAGCGCTTGTCACACTGATTCCGCTCAATGTCCCGCTGGAGGCCGAGGTGGACATCCCGGCAAAGGACATCGGCTGGGTCAAACTCGGCGACAAGGCGAGAATCAAACTGGATGCGTTTCCGTTCCAGCAGTGCGGAACTCTGGATGGAGAGGTGATCTACATCTCCCAGGACGCCTTCCACAAGGGGGTCCAGAGCACCGAACAGATGGAGGAGACCGACGCCGGAGGAAAACCGAGCAAAGCCTCCATGGGAGCGACCTACCAGGCGCGCCTGAAGATCTCGGGCGAACTCAAGGGACGCGGCAAGGACGCGCCGCTTCTTGCGGGTATGCGTCTGAAAGCGGAGATCAAGGTCGGGAAACGGACCGTCATCAACTACCTTCTCAATCCGTTTGTCAAAGCGCTCAGCGAGGGGATCCGGGAACCCTGA